From the genome of Papaver somniferum cultivar HN1 chromosome 2, ASM357369v1, whole genome shotgun sequence, one region includes:
- the LOC113348203 gene encoding probable glycosyltransferase At5g25310 isoform X1 translates to MDYAVKFQKLFHVEAMKLLLVMGIIASILVIQSSLTRPYGNILSSLYTSSNVLTPGMTSLSVEDASRRSAFVGIYPSGNNPVLPDSSVVPEFITNTDASSVVKEITHGDEELKNVLSNEKGGDQDHDFDFDAERDPERRFSPLPSPSPSPSPSPSEGIEPDENSTSETNKEQVESGELSKRDNDLHLKEVSSKYASPVIPPVVLPPQLSRTTISPEILGSDSGTSVLSPVGIHTTEPSLKDGESEFSLQDGLTTQTNKVTMDKNTGTQTKSKIISASSVTSIYEMNNLLVQSHSASRSMKPRRSSPRDKELLSARSQIENAPFIKSDRELHSPLFRNISTFKRSYELMERMLKVYVYKEGTKPIFHTPPLKGIYASEGWFMKQLERNRRFAVKDPRKAHLFYLPFSTRALQQTMYVPNSHSHKNLIEYLKNYLDTIVARHPFWNRTGGADHFLAACHDWAPAETNDHMSTCIRALCNADVSVGFKIGKDASLPETYVHSASNPLRYLGGEPPSKRKILAFFAGGMHGYLRPILLKHWENKDPDMQIYGPMGGGRKKKMNYIQSMKSSKYCICARGYEVNSPRVVESIFFECVPVIISDNFVPPFFEVLNWEAFAVFVPEKDIPNLKNILLSIPEEKYLAMQTNVKKVQQHFLWHTSPLKYDVFHMILHSIWYNRVFQITDRQKST, encoded by the exons ATGGATTATGCAGTTAAGTTTCAGAAGCTATTCCATGTTGAAGCCATGAAGTTGTTACTGGTGATGGGAATTATTGCATCTATTTTAGTGATTCAGTCATCATTGACGCGTCCTTATGGAAATATCTTGTCGTCCCTATATACTTCTAGTAATGTTCTTACACCAGGAATGACCAGCCTCTCAGTTGAGGATGCTTCTCGTCGATCAGCTTTTGTTGGTATCTATCCCAGTGGGAATAATCCTGTCTTGCCTGATTCATCTGTAGTTCCTGAATTTATAACAAATACAGATGCTTCATCTGTGGTAAAAGAAATTACTCATGGAGATGAAGAACTCAAGAATGTGTTGTCAAATGAGAAAGGTGGGGACCAAgatcatgattttgattttgatgcaGAAAGAGATCCAGAGAGAAGGTTTTCACCTTTGCCTTCCCCTTCCCCTTCACCTTCCCCTTCCCCATCAGAAGGTATAGAGCCTGATGAGAATTCCACGTCAGAGACTAATAAAGAACAAGTCGAATCTGGAGAACTATCTAAGAGAGACAATGATTTGCATTTAAAGGAAGTATCAAGCAAATACGCAAGTCCTGTTATCCCTCCAGTTGTATTACCACCACAACTTTCTCGAACTACGATAAGTCCAGAGATATTGGGTTCAGACTCGGGCACTTCCGTCCTATCTCCAGTGGGTATTCACACAACAGAACCGTCTTTGAAGGATGGAGAATCCGAGTTTTCGTTGCAGGATGGCCTAACTACTCAGACCAATAAAGTAACCATGGATAAGAATACTGGAACTCAAACTAAAAGCAAAATCATCTCTGCAAGTTCAGTAACCTCAATATATGAAATGAACAATTTACTAGTACAAAGTCATTCCGCCTCTCGCTCGATG AAACCACGAAGGTCTTCTCCTCGCGACAAAGAACTATTATCTGCAAGGTCACAGATCGAGAACGCTCCATTTATAAAGAGTGACAGGGAACTTCATTCTCCTCTTTTTCGAAATATTTCCACGTTTAAAAG AAGTTATGAACTAATGGAACGAATGCTCAAAGTTTACGTCTACAAGGAAGGAACTAAACCCATCTTCCATACGCCACCCCTCAAGGGAATTTATGCTTCTGAAGGGTGGTTCATGAAACAGCTGGAGAGAAACAGAAGATTTGCTGTCAAGGACCCTAGAAAAGCTCACTTGTTCTACTTACCATTTAGTACAAGAGCTCTACAGCAGACGATGTATGTGCCTAACTCACACAGCCATAAGAACCTGATCGAATATTTGAAGAACTATTTGGATACAATAGTAGCAAGACATCCTTTCTGGAATAGGACTGGTGGAGCAGATCATTTTCTTGCTGCTTGCCATGATTGG GCCCCAGCAGAAACAAATGACCATATGAGCACTTGTATTAGAGCTCTCTGCAATGCTGATGTCAGTGTAGGCTTCAAGATAGGGAAAGATGCTTCTCTTCCAGAGACATACGTTCATAGTGCAAGTAACCCTCTTAGATATTTAGGAGGTGAGCCTCCATCAAAGAGAAAAATTCTTGCTTTCTTTGCTGGTGGTATGCATGGATACCTCCGCCCGATACTACTAAAGCACTGGGAAAACAAAGACCCAGACATGCAAATTTATGGTCCCATGGGTGGtggaaggaagaaaaaaatgaacTACATTCAATCTATGAAGAGCAGTAAATACTGTATTTGTGCCAGGGGTTATGAAGTCAACAGTCCAAGGGTTGTCGAATCGATCTTCTTCGAATGCGTTCCGGTGATTATTTCCGACAATTTTGTCCCTCCATTTTTTGAGGTACTAAACTGGGAAGCTTTTGCTGTGTTTGTACCAGAGAAAGATATACCAAATTTGAAGAACATTCTTCTTTCAATACCTGAAGAGAAGTATTTAGCCATGCAGACGAACGTGAAGAAGGTACAACAACATTTTCTTTGGCATACAAGTCCTTTGAAATATGATGTTTTTCACATGATTCTTCACTCTATTTGGTATAACAGAGTTTTCCAGATAACAGACAGACAGAA AAGTACTTGA
- the LOC113348203 gene encoding probable glycosyltransferase At5g25310 isoform X2 translates to MDYAVKFQKLFHVEAMKLLLVMGIIASILVIQSSLTRPYGNILSSLYTSSNVLTPGMTSLSVEDASRRSAFVGIYPSGNNPVLPDSSVVPEFITNTDASSVVKEITHGDEELKNVLSNEKGGDQDHDFDFDAERDPERRFSPLPSPSPSPSPSPSEGIEPDENSTSETNKEQVESGELSKRDNDLHLKEVSSKYASPVIPPVVLPPQLSRTTISPEILGSDSGTSVLSPVGIHTTEPSLKDGESEFSLQDGLTTQTNKVTMDKNTGTQTKSKIISASSVTSIYEMNNLLVQSHSASRSMKPRRSSPRDKELLSARSQIENAPFIKSDRELHSPLFRNISTFKRSYELMERMLKVYVYKEGTKPIFHTPPLKGIYASEGWFMKQLERNRRFAVKDPRKAHLFYLPFSTRALQQTMYVPNSHSHKNLIEYLKNYLDTIVARHPFWNRTGGADHFLAACHDWAPAETNDHMSTCIRALCNADVSVGFKIGKDASLPETYVHSASNPLRYLGGEPPSKRKILAFFAGGMHGYLRPILLKHWENKDPDMQIYGPMGGGRKKKMNYIQSMKSSKYCICARGYEVNSPRVVESIFFECVPVIISDNFVPPFFEVLNWEAFAVFVPEKDIPNLKNILLSIPEEKYLAMQTNVKKVQQHFLWHTSPLKYDVFHMILHSIWYNRVFQITDRQK, encoded by the exons ATGGATTATGCAGTTAAGTTTCAGAAGCTATTCCATGTTGAAGCCATGAAGTTGTTACTGGTGATGGGAATTATTGCATCTATTTTAGTGATTCAGTCATCATTGACGCGTCCTTATGGAAATATCTTGTCGTCCCTATATACTTCTAGTAATGTTCTTACACCAGGAATGACCAGCCTCTCAGTTGAGGATGCTTCTCGTCGATCAGCTTTTGTTGGTATCTATCCCAGTGGGAATAATCCTGTCTTGCCTGATTCATCTGTAGTTCCTGAATTTATAACAAATACAGATGCTTCATCTGTGGTAAAAGAAATTACTCATGGAGATGAAGAACTCAAGAATGTGTTGTCAAATGAGAAAGGTGGGGACCAAgatcatgattttgattttgatgcaGAAAGAGATCCAGAGAGAAGGTTTTCACCTTTGCCTTCCCCTTCCCCTTCACCTTCCCCTTCCCCATCAGAAGGTATAGAGCCTGATGAGAATTCCACGTCAGAGACTAATAAAGAACAAGTCGAATCTGGAGAACTATCTAAGAGAGACAATGATTTGCATTTAAAGGAAGTATCAAGCAAATACGCAAGTCCTGTTATCCCTCCAGTTGTATTACCACCACAACTTTCTCGAACTACGATAAGTCCAGAGATATTGGGTTCAGACTCGGGCACTTCCGTCCTATCTCCAGTGGGTATTCACACAACAGAACCGTCTTTGAAGGATGGAGAATCCGAGTTTTCGTTGCAGGATGGCCTAACTACTCAGACCAATAAAGTAACCATGGATAAGAATACTGGAACTCAAACTAAAAGCAAAATCATCTCTGCAAGTTCAGTAACCTCAATATATGAAATGAACAATTTACTAGTACAAAGTCATTCCGCCTCTCGCTCGATG AAACCACGAAGGTCTTCTCCTCGCGACAAAGAACTATTATCTGCAAGGTCACAGATCGAGAACGCTCCATTTATAAAGAGTGACAGGGAACTTCATTCTCCTCTTTTTCGAAATATTTCCACGTTTAAAAG AAGTTATGAACTAATGGAACGAATGCTCAAAGTTTACGTCTACAAGGAAGGAACTAAACCCATCTTCCATACGCCACCCCTCAAGGGAATTTATGCTTCTGAAGGGTGGTTCATGAAACAGCTGGAGAGAAACAGAAGATTTGCTGTCAAGGACCCTAGAAAAGCTCACTTGTTCTACTTACCATTTAGTACAAGAGCTCTACAGCAGACGATGTATGTGCCTAACTCACACAGCCATAAGAACCTGATCGAATATTTGAAGAACTATTTGGATACAATAGTAGCAAGACATCCTTTCTGGAATAGGACTGGTGGAGCAGATCATTTTCTTGCTGCTTGCCATGATTGG GCCCCAGCAGAAACAAATGACCATATGAGCACTTGTATTAGAGCTCTCTGCAATGCTGATGTCAGTGTAGGCTTCAAGATAGGGAAAGATGCTTCTCTTCCAGAGACATACGTTCATAGTGCAAGTAACCCTCTTAGATATTTAGGAGGTGAGCCTCCATCAAAGAGAAAAATTCTTGCTTTCTTTGCTGGTGGTATGCATGGATACCTCCGCCCGATACTACTAAAGCACTGGGAAAACAAAGACCCAGACATGCAAATTTATGGTCCCATGGGTGGtggaaggaagaaaaaaatgaacTACATTCAATCTATGAAGAGCAGTAAATACTGTATTTGTGCCAGGGGTTATGAAGTCAACAGTCCAAGGGTTGTCGAATCGATCTTCTTCGAATGCGTTCCGGTGATTATTTCCGACAATTTTGTCCCTCCATTTTTTGAGGTACTAAACTGGGAAGCTTTTGCTGTGTTTGTACCAGAGAAAGATATACCAAATTTGAAGAACATTCTTCTTTCAATACCTGAAGAGAAGTATTTAGCCATGCAGACGAACGTGAAGAAGGTACAACAACATTTTCTTTGGCATACAAGTCCTTTGAAATATGATGTTTTTCACATGATTCTTCACTCTATTTGGTATAACAGAGTTTTCCAGATAACAGACAGACAGAAATAA
- the LOC113351503 gene encoding uncharacterized protein LOC113351503: METNPLQMLTPTPCSNSTLCRQWMFSTMAKDLMLTVLKSGKTAKELWNHLKKLFQDNKGNRAATLERKFVNLKFIDCTSIDDYCDKLKSLSDRLLDLDFPMDDKRLVIQLVNGLPEEYNTVASFIQQSMPTFDAARSQLRTEEIRRSQQQSQSAPTALAVAAPPTDRNNQR, from the coding sequence ATGGAGACAAACCCCCTGCAGATGTTGACGCCGACACCGTGCTCCAACTCGACGCTCTGTCGACAgtggatgttctccaccatggccaAGGATTTAATGCTCACCGTCCTCAAATCTGGCAAAACTGCTAAAGAGCTTTGGAATCATCTTAAGAAACTCTTTCAAGACAACAAAGGTAACCGCGCTGCGACTCTTGAACGTAAGTTTGTGAATCTTAAGTTTATTGATTGCACTAGTATTGATGATTACTGCGATAAGCTCAAATCCCTGTCCGATCGATTACTTGATCTTGACTTTCCCATGGATGATAAACGCCTTGTGATTCAACTTGTCAACGGCcttccggaggaatacaacacGGTAGCCTCTTTTATCCAACAATCAATGCCGACGTTTGATGCCGCTCGATCCCAGCTGCGTACCGAAGAGATTCGACGCTCCCAACAGCAATCACAGTCTGCACCTACTGCTCTTGCCGTTGCAGCTCCACCCACAGACCGTAACAACCAGCGCTAA
- the LOC113348205 gene encoding uncharacterized protein LOC113348205 has translation MATENKSSNPLKLKSSNNQVISPKGKSILPLKNTTKKIEIPSTNNSKKIADLKQKSALALSKLAELKGKQITTTTTTKTTTTTSSSKSIVKSSGVRKRSAKKVFTLAGQKYDPPEEREPLRIFYESLSKQIPSSEMAEFWMMEHGLLSPERAKKAHARKQKRQQQIRNGIPIKPQKPGLIKSQKPADRPESSNKQQIHPSKNGDVKMKKRPADDDDDFLFKLKKSKG, from the exons ATGGCTACTGAAAACAAATctagtaacccactcaagttgaAATCTAGCAACAATCAAGTTATATCACCGAAAGGAAAATCAATCTTACCTCTTAAAAACACCACCAAGAAAATCGAGATTCCAtcaacaaataatagtaaaaagatTGCTGATTTGAAACAGAAATCTGCTCTTGCTCTATCTAAATTAGCCGAG TTGAAAGGAAAGCAAATTACCACAACTACTactacaaaaacaacaacaacaacatcttcatcgaaATCTATAGTCAAAAGCAGTGGTGTAAGAAAAAGATCAGCAAAGAAAGTTTTCACATTAGCTGGACAGAAATATGATCCCCCTGAAGAG AGAGAACCTTTAAGGATCTTCTACGAATCGCTATCGAAACAGATACCGTCAAGTGAAATGGCAGAATTTTG GATGATGGAACACGGATTGCTATCTCCTGAAAGAGCAAAGAAAGCGCATGCCAGGAAGCAAAAGAGGCAGCAGCAAATCAGGAATGGAATTCCAATAAAGCCTCAAAAACCTGGTCTAATAAAATCTCAAAAACCAGCTGATAGACCAGAGAGCTCAAATAAGCAACAAATACACCCATCAAAAAATGGTgatgtgaaaatgaagaaaaggccGGCGGATGATGATGACGATTTCCTTTTCAAGCTCAAGAAATCAAAAGGCTAA
- the LOC113353636 gene encoding uncharacterized protein LOC113353636: protein MCIYYATSSRSFIHHHQITTTHSVRTHQRKMDLTANFGGYGVNINEAYRPLPSLYLGFLSIWFVSALSWTINTWKNRHFQTNNLQWTLASIPVIKALQLGLSFLFWYSCFNLQICSLWMSFGMYITGVLFQTASFVSFLLIAHGYCIMCERLSLPERRTTALLGCVFYLTLVGYRASVPYFTILLVLNYFVSFYMIFHHISLNLLKLREQLTYIEDEDIQAMHDAIYTKYTMLKKFQGAMQIVAMAETLIYITMDNASDNYWLRLLVREWAQFCIYLYIGWTFRSQEVSSRFSVMPAVRTEVANIVPPIYSIEMNAKEFKDLSSHNWHIALPTSPADGKNFSDSILVIVQHPRG, encoded by the exons ATGTGTATTTATTATGCCACCAGCAGTAGGAGTttcattcatcatcatcaaataacAACAACACATTCAGTCAGAACTCATCAGAGAAAAATGGACTTAACAGCGAATTTTGGAGGATATGGTGTTAATATCAATGAAGCTTATCGACCACTTCCTTCACTCTATTTAGGGTTCTTATCTATTTGGTTTGTTTCAGCTCTTTCATGGACTATTAATACTTGGAAAAATCGTCATTTTCAG ACTAACAATCTACAGTGGACACTTGCTTCAATTCCAGTAATCAAAGCTTTGCAACTTGgcttatcttttcttttctg GTACTCTTGTTTCAATCTTCAGATATGTTCTCTGTGGATGTCATTTGGGATGTACATTACTGGAGTGCTCTTTCAGACCGCTTCCTTTGTGTCATTTCTACTCATTGCACATGGTTACTGTATCATGTGTGAGCGTCTGTCACTACCCGAACGGCGTACCACAGCTTTACTTGGATGTGTTTTCTACTTGACCCTTGTTGGGTACAGAGCTTCGGTACCCTACTTCACA ATCCTTTTGGTGCTTAACTACTTCGTATCGTTCTACATGATCTTCCATCACATATCTCTAAATCTTTTAAAATTGCGGGAACAGCTGACATACATAGAAGATGAGGATATCCAAGCCATGCATGATGCAATATACACAAAATATACTATGCTAAA GAAGTTCCAAGGTGCAATGCAAATAGTAGCCATGGCAGAAACTTTG ATTTACATCACTATGGATAATGCATCAGATAATTATTGGCTCAGATTGTTAGTTCGTGAATGGGCACAGTTTTGCATCTATCTGTACATTGG ATGGACTTTTAGGTCACAGGAGGTGTCGTCGCGTTTCTCTGTGATGCCAGCTGTGAGGACTGAAGTAGCGAATATAGTGCCTCCAATATATAGCATT GAAATGAATGCTAAAGAGTTCAAGGATTTGAGTTCTCATAATTGGCATATTGCGCTA CCAACATCTCCTGCTGATGGGAAAAACTTCTCGGATTCGATCTTGGTCATAGTTCAGCACCCTCGTGGGTAG